The following DNA comes from Halorhabdus tiamatea SARL4B.
CCGGCGGCGTCCATCTGACGCGTTCGGCATCCTCTTCGAGCTGCGCTAGGACGTCGTAGCCCAGTGGCTGGCTGGTGAACTTACACTCCCCGAGCAACAGCGTCCCGCCGGTCGTCGGTGCGGCGACGTCGATCTCGTGGCCGTCGTACCACCAGGCTCCCGGATAGCGCGTCATCGTATAGGACGGGAACAACGTCGGGAGTGCGTCCCGACAGAGTCGTTCGAACGTCCCGCTGACGAAGTCCGGGAGGTGGGGTTCGACGAGGTCGGCATAGGCGTTCTCGCCGTGGAGTTCGTATCGCCCGGCCTGACCGTGGATGAACCGGAACCAGAACCGAAACAGCGGATCCCGGATCCGATACCGGGTTCGTCTCGTCGTCGTCGGGTCGACAGTCACTGGATGGGTGCGCTCGATCAGATCGAGCGTTTCGAGTCGGTCGAAGTAGTAACTCGTATCCCGACTCTGCAGGCCGGCTCCCTGGGCGATCTCGTTTCGGGCGCGATTCCCTCGGGCCATCGACTCCAGGAGAGCGAAAAATCGGTTGACTTCGTCGAGTTCCATCTGCAGGACTGTCTCCGGTTCGTCGTGGAGCGGTCCTTCCGAATCTAAGAGTGTCCGTGAAACGTTCTCCCCGACGGACCGATCGTCAGAGAGCGGGCGCAGATACCGCGGCGTCCCCCCAAATATACCGTAGGTGAACACCTGTTCTTCGGGCCCGTACGCAGGGACGAACCGCATCGCCGCGTCGAAGGACAGCTGCGCGAGTTCGATCCGTCCGTTGGGCGTCTGTGAGACTCTTCCATACAGCGGTGCTCCGCCGTCCAGCACGTGTTCGTGGACCATCCCGATCGACGACCCGGTGAGTACCAGCGTTCCGCCGCTATCTACCAGTTCGTGATCG
Coding sequences within:
- a CDS encoding ATP-binding protein — its product is MTRFVDRADELARLESLYDSDDFELAVIYGRRRIGKTALVLHSLRDRENAVYHQATQTTPATQLDRFLADAASVDPGIEDVRPEWETLLKHLLQDDAIVVLDEFPYLVETTPSLPSEIQRLVDHELVDSGGTLVLTGSSIGMVHEHVLDGGAPLYGRVSQTPNGRIELAQLSFDAAMRFVPAYGPEEQVFTYGIFGGTPRYLRPLSDDRSVGENVSRTLLDSEGPLHDEPETVLQMELDEVNRFFALLESMARGNRARNEIAQGAGLQSRDTSYYFDRLETLDLIERTHPVTVDPTTTRRTRYRIRDPLFRFWFRFIHGQAGRYELHGENAYADLVEPHLPDFVSGTFERLCRDALPTLFPSYTMTRYPGAWWYDGHEIDVAAPTTGGTLLLGECKFTSQPLGYDVLAQLEEDAERVRWTPPAGGDPDVEYVLFARSGFARSVREAAAERNDLTLVGLDDVIDALRSTA